acccaaatctaaagaCAAatggtaacattttaaaatgggaaacaaaacccaaaaaaattattatccCCTAACATTCTTCTTTCGAGTTTTAACAAATTGATGTGCAGGAATATTGACTAAGCTATAGGAATGAGATAACTATAAATCCACCAAAGGAAACAAACATATACCTTTTGTGAAGGAGTAATAAAAGTGAAGTACATTATGATACCTTACAAACTAAGAccaaagagaaaaggaagatgTGTTCAAAAGTTGTGCTGTATTAAGTAATTGCACAACCACATTTGTTCAAAAGCTGTGCTGTCTGTCCTAGGCTTTAGCATCTATTGACATTGTTGAAAACCCTTGATTTTGTATCAACTTCTCTATAATCTTCTTCAGTGCTGAGGCACTTACCCCACATTTTTGGTCACCAAAACAGGACCTTCCTTCTTCAGCTGCCTTGCAAAGCTGTGGATCCAATGGTACCTTCCCTAGGAATGGCACATCCATCTCCCTACACATTTTTGCAGCACCACCTCCACTACTATCGAACACTTCACTATAAGTAATCAAGTTTAGAAGCTCCGGCGCTTTTTCTCGAATGTACTCTCCCACCCATTCTGTCACATCTGTCTGCTCTCCGGCCTCTGTTGTCTTCAAAAACTTCATATCTAATAGTGGTTGGCACAAGCTGCTCATGTTCTCTACAACTCCAAGAACTTTTACTCCTACCGTTTTGCAGAAACTCACTTCTTTCCGCACATCGATGAGAGATACTTGTTGTGGAGTTGTGACAATGATTGCACCGTCAATTCCAGTAGCCTTAAGGCATTGTACAATTGATATGTGCTCATCTGAAGTCCCTGGTGGAGCATCAACAACCAGAAAATCGAGCTCTCCCCAATACACATCCTTTAGAAACTGCTTAATAAGCCCATTTTTTCGAGGGCCTCTCCAAATGACCGCTTCGTCAGGGTTAGGGAGCATGAAACCAATCGACATAACTCCAAGGTTGGACTCTATGTAAACAGGGGACCATCCAAGGTTACTCTGATGCACATCTTGACCTTCTAGACCAAGCATCTTCGGGATACTCGGGCcacaaatatcaatatcaagGAGACCCACCTGGAAGTCCATGGCAGCTAGGGCAAATGCGAGCTGAGCAGAGAATGTGCTCTTTCCGACCCCACCCTTACCTGATAGAACAAGAATCTTGTGCTTAACCGTTGCCATTCGTTCCGCTATTGAAATCAGGTCTGGAAAAAAGTGAGGAAAGAATGGTAAATAGAGCATAAACACATGAACAGTTAATATATTCGACTAGTGTA
This is a stretch of genomic DNA from Cucumis sativus cultivar 9930 chromosome 4, Cucumber_9930_V3, whole genome shotgun sequence. It encodes these proteins:
- the LOC101204965 gene encoding cytosolic Fe-S cluster assembly factor NBP35, encoding MENSEIPENANENCPGPESESAGKSDACQGCPNQSICATAPKGPDPDLISIAERMATVKHKILVLSGKGGVGKSTFSAQLAFALAAMDFQVGLLDIDICGPSIPKMLGLEGQDVHQSNLGWSPVYIESNLGVMSIGFMLPNPDEAVIWRGPRKNGLIKQFLKDVYWGELDFLVVDAPPGTSDEHISIVQCLKATGIDGAIIVTTPQQVSLIDVRKEVSFCKTVGVKVLGVVENMSSLCQPLLDMKFLKTTEAGEQTDVTEWVGEYIREKAPELLNLITYSEVFDSSGGGAAKMCREMDVPFLGKVPLDPQLCKAAEEGRSCFGDQKCGVSASALKKIIEKLIQNQGFSTMSIDAKA